The DNA sequence tactttggctattcagggtcttttctggttccatacaaattttaggattgtttgttctagctctatgaagaatgctggtgttattttgataagggttgcattgaatgtgtagattgctttgggtattatcaacattttaacaatattttttctcccaatccataagcatggaatgtttttttaaaaatgttttaatctttatttttgagagatagagcatgagcaggggaggggcagagagagagggagacacagaatctgaagcaggctccaggctctgggctgtcaacatagagcccgacacaggggtcaaactcacagaccacgaaatcatgacctgagctgaagttgggtgcttacccaactgaaccaccgaggctccccagagcatggaatgtttttccatttctttgtgtcttcctcaatttctttcataagcattctatagttttcagcatacagatcttttacctctttggttaggtttagtcctaggtatcttatacacaaaaataaattcaaaatggagggaagatctaaatgtgagaaggaaaactatcaaaatcctacaggagaaaacagataGTAACCTTTTTGACttaggctgcagcaacttcttacttgacatatctgcggaggcaagggaaataaaagcaaaaatgaactattgggacctcatcaagataaaaagcttttgcacaaagaaggaaacaatcaataaaactaagaggcaacaaatggaatgggagaagatatctgcataTGATACATTGAATAAAGGGctaatattcaaaatctataaggaacttaccaaactcaacaccccaaaaaacaaataatccagtgaagaaatgggcagaaaacacgagtagacaattttccaaagacatccagatggctaacagacacatgaaaagatgtcaccatcactatcatcagggaaatacaaatcaaaaccacaatgagatagcacctcacaccagtcagagtggctaaaattaacaactcaggaacaacagatgttggcaaggatgaggagaaaggggaaccgttttgcactgctggtggaaatgcgaactggtgtagccactctggaaaacagtatggaagttcctcaaaaaattaaaaatagagctaacctacaacccagcaattgcactactaggtatttattgaaaggatacaaaaatgctgatttgaaggggggtacatgcaccccaatgtttacagcagcactaccaataatagccaaagtatggaaagagcccaaatgtccattgcctgataaatggataaagaagatgtggtgtgtgtgtgtatatgtgtgtgtgtaaaatggaatattatatatatattatagtatatatatatatatatatatatatatgtttgtatatatatgtatatatgtatgtatatatatatatatatatgtttatatatatattccattatatatatatacatatatactataatatgtattctatatataatggaatatgtatatatatatatatatatatatatatatatatatatatataatggaatattattcagcaatgaaaaagaatgaaatcttgtcatttgcaacaatgtggatggaactagaatacattatgctaaatgaaataagtcagtcaaagaacaataaatatatgagttcactcatgtggaatttaagaaacaaaacaaatgaacatagggaaagggagggaaaaataagatgaaaatagaGGGGGAggtaaaacataagaaactcttaaatacagagaacacactgagagttgctgggggggtgttgggtggggttGATGGGCTAAATGGTGGATGGGCATTAAAgggggcacttgctgggatgagcactgggtgttatatatgtgatgaatcactgaattctactcctgaaatttattacactatatgttaactaacttggatttaaataaaagaaaaaaagaaaaaaaagaaatattcactcATCTGAAGGTCACAAattcatacatacatttttatatatgtacatatgtgtctgtgtgtgtgtgtgtgtgtgtgtgtgtttgtattctgttttctttggtaaattttagttttatccCTCTCATTTAGGTCTATGAGCCTATTGGTCTATGAGCCTATTATGTATGGTGTGAGTAAGGGGTCAAGACTAATTATTTCTTATGGCATATCTAGTTGTTCCAGCATAATTTATCAAATGGCTGcttctttctccattaaattgcATTTGCACTTGGGCAAAATCAATTGATTATATAAATAAGGATTTATTTTGGGTTCTCTATTTGTTAcggtgttttattatttatttatttggtaatcTAATATATGAATAGGTTTATATGAGCTATATacattaatttaaagaaattcagATGTTACAACCATGTATTAATtggaaattctctccctctctcttccccactgacCTTTCATTCTTACTCTAGTgactatacacatacacagatttgtacaattaaaaaaaatgaattcatactTTTTTACTTGTGCAACATCTTGATTTTCCTACCTAATGGCTTTTCAAAGAAGTAATAGAcatccattttattctttcaaccTGCTGCATATTCTTACATTCTATGTGATTAACCATAATTAATTTCTCTATTCTTTATTGGTAGGATTTTAGGTTGTTATGAATTTTTATCTGTTATAATCTGGGAATGACTGAAAAAATCTCAATATccaatatatatttatgacaaTATTTCCATAGATTAGACTCCTCAGAGTGGGAATTTCTAGAATGAAGCATTCAATCAcgtatttttaaacatatacctTCGAAGATAAATGGGAATAAGAAATGTCCCAATCTCCCTGCTGTGGAATGGATAACTTTCAAGTAATTTCTcttggttcttgttctttctggCCATTCCCATGTGTTAAAttgtatggtaaaaaaaaaaaaaaaaaaaaagcaggaaactaAACAGAACAAAAGCACAACAATTTAATAAGGATATAAATTTAAGAGAGGAgtaaaagtggggcacctgggtgttcagtcggttgagtgtccgacttcggctcacgtcatgatctcatggttcatgagttcaagccccacttcaggctctgtgctgacagctcagtgcctggaggctgcttcagattctgtgtctccctctctctctgctcctcccctgctcacactctgtctctctcttgaaaataaataaagatttaaaaaaatttaagagaggaGTAAgggtaaaaatttttaaggaaggaaaCGTTTTTTGACCGAGAAAAATGGGGAATTATAAAAATCCTCACAATGAGAAAAGTTGCTAAAATGTaattctcctccttcccttccttctctgcctccattcTTTTCCACATGAAATGTCTGCAAAGACATTCAAAAGCTACAAATTCAGTAATCATTTCCAGCAATAGGCTGCCATGTGAAGGGTTTTGGAGGGTAAGTCTCAATAAAAGGAGAGCAATTTGTTCAGGAAGTATTTGTGGGAAGAGAATTAGTTTCAAGCAGTATTTGGAGGATGAGGTGACGAGTCTTCATGGGGAAATGGAGGAATGGTGAGGAAGAGTATCATGATTTTAGCAGAGAAGGGGACAATTGGTGGGCTGTCATCAGTGCATGTGAGCATCCACAACAGCCTTGTCTCACATGGGTTAAAAAAGCTCATCTCCAACAGTTCAGTTGTTCACCAAGATCTAGCAGATATTAGATTCAAGTGAAGCAGATTCCACTTGTGGGTTTGTCAAGAGGGTGCTGCCTGGGATTTCCTCCTGCCCATCAGCTTCCTCAGGCCCTGTTTCAGGTCTTTGTTTCTCAGGCTATAGATAAAAGGGTTCAGCATGGAGGTAAGAACTGTGTAGACAAGTGTTGCTATGTGGTCCCTGGCAGTGTAGGTGGACAGGGGCTGTAAATAGACATAGAAGATGCTTCCATAAAAGAGGGTTACCACAGTGAGGTGAgagccacaggtggagaaggctttgCGTTTCCCAGCAGCTGAGGGGATCTTGAGAACTGTGATGAGGATTCGTATGTAAGAGAAAGTGATGCACACAAAGGGGGTCACCAAAACAACAGGGCCTTCGGACATTATCACAATTTCATTGAGAAATGTGGAGGAGCAGGACAATTTCAGCAGAGAGTTGATGTCACAGAGGAAGTGATGGATAACATTGTTGTCACAGAAGGTGAGACGATTCAGTAGCAGTGTGTGTAGGAGTGAGTGGAGGTGAGGAAGTGAGCAGGAAAAGGCCACCAGCAGGACACAGCGGTGGTGGTTCATGATGGTGACATAGTGGAAGGGGtcacagatggccacatagcggtcaaGGGCCATGACCGCCAGGAGGCAGCTGTCAGTGTTGCCCAgagcataaataaaatacatctgtgTCAGGCACTCAGCATAGGAGATGGTCTTCTCTGACAGGAAGCTCAGTAGCATCCTGGGGACAATGGTTGTTGTAAAGCAAATGTCAGTGAAGGACAGGaaactcaggaagaaatacatgggggTTTGGAGCTGGGAGTCAGAGTGGATGGAGAGGATGATGAGCAGGTTCCCTGTTATGGTGACCAGGTACATGGTGAGGAAGAGGATAAAGAGTGGTTTCTGGTCCCCAGGCCGGGAGGAGAGTCCCAGGAGGATGAACTCAGAAACACTGCTGGTTTGGTTGACTCTTTCCATTGATTTGGGTCTACTTATATACAAGATGACTTATTATTTACCATACTGCAAGTCCAGAATCCAAATCCTCAGAACCCTGCAAgtcttgttttttctgttttgttgcaATTAGTTGTTCTGTAGAGACAGCTTGTAAGTGTCATGGTCCTTCATGTATTTCTCCCTTCCCAAATCCATGGGCATCACCAGGGCCTTATACTGaaggctggagggacagaagaagaATTTGCCTTTAGAAACCATCAGAGATGGACCTTGTTGATTGCAGTTCATTAGTTCTTATTCTGTGCAAAGCCTGTTC is a window from the Felis catus isolate Fca126 chromosome D4, F.catus_Fca126_mat1.0, whole genome shotgun sequence genome containing:
- the LOC123381601 gene encoding olfactory receptor 1L8-like; amino-acid sequence: MERVNQTSSVSEFILLGLSSRPGDQKPLFILFLTMYLVTITGNLLIILSIHSDSQLQTPMYFFLSFLSFTDICFTTTIVPRMLLSFLSEKTISYAECLTQMYFIYALGNTDSCLLAVMALDRYVAICDPFHYVTIMNHHRCVLLVAFSCSLPHLHSLLHTLLLNRLTFCDNNVIHHFLCDINSLLKLSCSSTFLNEIVIMSEGPVVLVTPFVCITFSYIRILITVLKIPSAAGKRKAFSTCGSHLTVVTLFYGSIFYVYLQPLSTYTARDHIATLVYTVLTSMLNPFIYSLRNKDLKQGLRKLMGRRKSQAAPS